Part of the Nostoc sp. ATCC 53789 genome, AACTGTGGTACTGTTACTGATTGTGCATATAAAATTTCTATAAAGTTCATTATTATATCCGTGAAAATACAGAATATAACACCCTGTTAGAAGAGATAAAAGACTACTTTAAATCTTTCTCTTCTACTGATAGTCTGCGATCGCTTGTTGTATGGATCTGGGAACCTTATGGCTTTTAAAGCCTAATTTATCATTATTTTCTGATAATTAGGAAAATCCTTAAATAATTTAAGGATTTTCCTGATTGTACTTTTTTTGTATTGCAGTTAATGTTGTAAAACACTGCAAAAATAATATTTTATTACGTCAATTTATAATGTGAATCACTTTCAACAAGCTTTTATAATCGTGGCTCCTCAATTTCCTGGCTTAAAAAGCATATAAAATACAATTGCTTATCAAGTAATCATTCACGGAAAATAGCCATTTACACTCAAGAAAACCGTGAATTAAGAATTTTACTAACTCTATTTATAAATTTTCTTACTTGTTTTCTTTTGAAGATGTATTTTATCATGACTTCTTAAAAGCATATTACAAAAAAATGTACTTCACTTCCCGCAGTTTTTACTCATACTATTAAGTTAAACCTATTAATTAATAACATTTTTTAAGGAGATGGATATATATTATGTATGACTTGCAAATGTTTACTATGAGAGATATGTCAGAATGTGGTTTAGCTCTGCGTAGTTTAGGCAAAAAAGCTAACAGTATGGAGGAAGTTGGTAATCATATTGTCCAATATCTTTATAACAATTTAATTGATTTAAAATCTGGTGAAAGATCCTGTGCGCTTGTCCGTTTTTTCAAAACTCACTCTTACGGAGAACTCCCACCAAAATTACAAGAATATACACATAGTTTTGTTAGCAATGATGTACTAGAAAATAATCTCAAATGTTTAACTTTATTGTCAACTGCTGGACAACAACCAGAATGGAACTCACGGCATAAATCTGAGGGACACAAGGTAATTCCTCTCTTCAGTAAAGAGATGATTGCTCAGATACCTATGATTTTTCAACTTATCCAACAACTAGGGTTAAATCTTGATGTTGTAGTGCGACCAGACCTGAATTTATTAACTGATTTAGAACAGAGGATGTATAACGTCTTTTATGTTCCCGATGCCTTGGGTAGTTCTTATATTCCTTCACAAACATCATTTGTAATTCCTTATAATATCAAGTCTGTAGTTGGCGTTGGAGGATTATTACCTTCGGGCAACATATTTATAATTATCATGTTCTTGAAAGTTGCAATTCCTCGGATAAGCGTCGATTTATTGCGTCCATTAGCATTAAATGTCAAGATGACAATACTACCTTTTGAAAATGAAAAAACTTTTACCGAGCAAGAGCAGCATCTTGTAGGTGATAATATTTCAACGACAACAGATGATGAAACGTTTCAATATCTTAATTCACAGATTACAACACTAAATCAGTTATTAGATGTTTCTGAGCAATCTACTATAAGTCAATCAGATCGCCTTGAACAAACAAATGCTTCCCTTCAGGAGACTTTAAAAAAGCTTCAATCAACTCAAATTCAACTAGTACATAACGAAAAAATGTCTAGTTTAGGGAAACTTGTTGCTGGTATTGCTCATGAAATTAACAACCCTGTTAATTTTATTTATGGTAATCTCAGCTATGCTAAAGAATATACACATTCCATTCTGAAAATAATCCAGAAATATCAAAATTATTATCCAGATCCTCCCGAAGAAATTAAAAAATTAGTTAAAGAGAATGA contains:
- a CDS encoding ATP-binding protein, translated to MYDLQMFTMRDMSECGLALRSLGKKANSMEEVGNHIVQYLYNNLIDLKSGERSCALVRFFKTHSYGELPPKLQEYTHSFVSNDVLENNLKCLTLLSTAGQQPEWNSRHKSEGHKVIPLFSKEMIAQIPMIFQLIQQLGLNLDVVVRPDLNLLTDLEQRMYNVFYVPDALGSSYIPSQTSFVIPYNIKSVVGVGGLLPSGNIFIIIMFLKVAIPRISVDLLRPLALNVKMTILPFENEKTFTEQEQHLVGDNISTTTDDETFQYLNSQITTLNQLLDVSEQSTISQSDRLEQTNASLQETLKKLQSTQIQLVHNEKMSSLGKLVAGIAHEINNPVNFIYGNLSYAKEYTHSILKIIQKYQNYYPDPPEEIKKLVKENDLDFLIRDLTRTFNSMTVGTERITEIVSSLRNFSRLDEAEIKQVYIHEGIDSTLMILKHFLQATDKTPEIEVVKQYSQLPLIECYPAQINQAFMNIITNAIDALQDSGKSWFRANNQLEKPNFLLPVIRISTEVIDPEWVAITIADNGCGMNEKVRARLFDPFFTTKPVGKGTGLGLSISYQIIVEQHRGKIGCISVPEQGTEFVIKIPVKTKNV